The Trichosurus vulpecula isolate mTriVul1 chromosome 4, mTriVul1.pri, whole genome shotgun sequence genome contains a region encoding:
- the LOC118846894 gene encoding olfactory receptor 10K2-like: MERTNETAVNEFLFLGFSSLFGLQRLLFVVFLLLYLFTLGTNAVILSTILLERALHTPMYFFLAVLSCSETCYTFVIVPKMLVDLLSQKKVISFVGCAIQMFTFLFLGCSHSFLLAAMGYDRYVAICNPLRYTVLMSHEVCLWLVAMACVCGFTVSIIITSLVFHLPFHSSNRLLHFFCDISPVLKLASYHNHLSQMVIFMLCGLVLVIPLLLILVSYIHIIFAILQSPSSLGRYKAFSTCASHLIVVTVHYGCASFIYLRPKTNYTSSQDTLISVSYTILTPLFNPMIYSLRNKEFKSALRRVIGRTFFSTQQ; this comes from the coding sequence ATGGAGAGGACCAATGAGACAGCTGTGAATGAGTTtctgtttcttggtttctcatctcTGTTTGGACTACAACGGCTTCTGTTTGTGGTGTTCCTCCTTCTCTACCTATTCACCCTGGGCACCAATGCTGTGATCCTGTCCACCATCCTACTAGAGCGAGCCCTCCATACACCTATGTACTTCTTCCTCGCTGTCCTCTCCTGCTCTGAGACCTGCTACACCTTTGTCATTGTGCCCAAGATGCTGGTAGACCTCCTGTCCCAGAAGAAGGTCATCTCTTTTGTGGGCTGTGCTATTCAGATGTTCACCTTCCTCTTTCTTGGATGTTCTCATTCATTCCTGCTGGCAGCCATGGGCTATGACCGCTACGTGGCCATCTGCAATCCTCTTCGTTACACAGTGCTGATGAGCCATGAGGTGTGCTTGTGGCTAGTGGCCATGGCCTGTGTCTGTGGCTTTACTGTCTCCATCATCATCACTTCTCTGGTGTTCCACTTGCCCTTCCACTCCTCCAACAGGCTCCTCCATTTCTTTTGTGACATCTCCCCTGTCCTCAAGTTGGCCTCCTACCACAATCACCTCAGTCAAATGGTCATCTTTATGCTCTGTGGATTGGTCCTGGTCATCCCCTTGCTATTGATCCTGGTCTCCTACATCCATATCATCTTTGCCATCCTCCAATCCCCCTCTTCTTTAGGGAGGTACAAGGCCTTCTCCACCTGTGCCTCCCATCTCATTGTTGTCACGGTCCACTATGGCTGTGCCTCCTTCATATATTTAAGACCCAAGACCAACTATACCTCCAGCCAGGACACTCTGATATCTGTGTCCTACACCATCCTTACCCCATTGTTTAATCCCATGATTTACAGCTTGAGAAACAAGGAATTCAAGTCAGCACTTAGAAGAGTCATAGGGAGAACATTTTTTTCCACACAACAATGA